From a region of the Microterricola gilva genome:
- a CDS encoding N-acetylglucosamine kinase, producing the protein MTRVLIAVDGGGSKTDAVALSADGEVLARASGPSSSPQNLGLGAAVDVLDTVVREAISAAGSPPEHVACYLSGLDLPEEIDDFTAAISGLDWARNTARPPVVDNDLFALLRVGTGEPNAVAVVCGTGINAIGVREDGATVRFPALGSISGDWGGGGHLGQEALWHAARAEDGRGQETVLRTAVPEALGLPTVRAVTEALHFGRLPGAALASLPPVVFAAADAGDKTALALLDRQIEEIVVMAVTALRRLRLLQSPVPVVLGGGVIAAGNARLLSGIRSGLAEAAPLARPEVVMARPVVGASLLVLDQIGADAAAHERVLATLA; encoded by the coding sequence ATGACCCGGGTGCTCATCGCCGTCGACGGCGGAGGGTCCAAGACGGATGCCGTCGCGCTCAGCGCGGACGGGGAGGTCCTCGCGCGCGCGTCCGGACCGAGTTCAAGCCCGCAGAATCTCGGCCTCGGCGCGGCCGTCGACGTGCTCGACACCGTGGTGCGCGAGGCGATCAGTGCCGCTGGCTCACCGCCGGAGCACGTGGCCTGCTACCTCTCCGGCCTCGACCTCCCCGAGGAGATCGACGACTTCACCGCGGCGATCTCCGGGCTCGACTGGGCGCGGAACACAGCACGGCCGCCCGTCGTCGACAACGACCTCTTCGCCCTGTTGCGGGTGGGGACGGGCGAGCCGAACGCGGTCGCCGTGGTCTGCGGGACCGGTATCAACGCCATCGGCGTCCGGGAAGACGGCGCCACCGTGCGCTTTCCGGCGCTCGGTTCGATCTCCGGCGACTGGGGCGGCGGGGGCCACCTCGGCCAGGAGGCGCTCTGGCACGCTGCCCGCGCCGAAGACGGGCGAGGGCAGGAGACCGTGTTGCGCACCGCCGTCCCCGAGGCGCTCGGGCTGCCGACGGTGCGCGCCGTGACGGAGGCGCTGCATTTCGGCCGCCTTCCGGGCGCGGCTCTGGCCTCGCTGCCGCCCGTGGTGTTCGCGGCGGCCGACGCCGGGGACAAGACCGCGCTCGCGCTGCTCGATCGCCAGATCGAGGAGATCGTGGTGATGGCGGTGACCGCGCTGCGACGGCTCCGGCTGCTGCAGAGCCCGGTGCCCGTCGTGCTCGGCGGTGGCGTCATCGCGGCTGGCAACGCACGGCTGCTCTCCGGCATCCGGAGCGGGCTGGCCGAGGCGGCGCCGCTGGCCAGGCCGGAGGTCGTCATGGCGCGCCCGGTCGTCGGCGCGAGCCTGCTCGTTCTCGACCAGATCGGGGCGGATGCCGCAGCGCACGAACGGGTGCTGGCCACGCTGGCCTGA